From the Patagioenas fasciata isolate bPatFas1 chromosome Z, bPatFas1.hap1, whole genome shotgun sequence genome, one window contains:
- the LOC139826584 gene encoding uncharacterized protein has protein sequence MSSLEATRMVHTRTGAQQKDQAAASGAADPVSSPAAGSGEAAQLGQRSLAPAAHRRRRRVPSPRTTCAAPGESGSAPGATTRFSHLPGRASPAGGPAAVRGLPAGGAGGPTAAVRSGAGVGLRPPAGAVAQHPLRRAAALPRLPAATGRRGREGEPSPVRREQGPRADGGVEKLHQFGIGGFLYFSPPSDFAEYLLPPCSHRNETILRVVFCYFFYI, from the exons ATGAGCAGTTTAGAAGCTACGCGGATGGTTCACACGCGCACCGGCGCGCAGCAGAAGGATCAGGCGGCGGCTTCCGGGGCGGCGGACCCTGTGAGCAGCCCGGCCGCGGGCTCAGGCGAAGCAGCGCAGCTCGGCCAGCGCAGCCTGGCACCGGCTGCTCACCGCCGGCGCCGCCGAGTCCCGTCGCCGCGCACAACCTGCGCGGCCCCGGGGGAGAGTGGCAGCGCGCCGG GAGCTACAACTCGATTTTCACACCTGCCAGGACGCGCCTCCCCTGCCGGCGGGCCTGCAGCAGTCCGAG GACTCCCGGCGGGCGGAGCGGGCGGGCCGACTGCTGCAGTGCGCTCTGGAGCGGGCGTGGGGCTGCGGCCGCCGGCCGGCGCTGTGGCGCAGCACCCTCTCCGTCGTGCAGCGGCACTGCCCCGGCTACCGGCCGCCACAG GGCGCCGCGGCCGGGAAGGCGAGCCGAGTCCCGTGCGACGAGAGCAAGGCCCACGAGCTGATGGCGGTGTGGAGAAGCTACATCAATTTGGGATAGGGggctttttatatttttcccctCCGTCGGACTTTGCTGAATATTTATTGCCGCCGTGCAGTCATCGCAACGAAACCATCCTGCGGGTtgtcttttgttattttttttatatataa